Part of the Hevea brasiliensis isolate MT/VB/25A 57/8 chromosome 16, ASM3005281v1, whole genome shotgun sequence genome is shown below.
AAGAAGCCCCCTCTTCCCAtttttccaaaataaataaataagaaaatggCTCAGTTGCTTTGGCAGTTGAAAGAAATTTCTGGCAGGCAATGGAATTTCAGCATTTTGATGCATCAGTTTATATAACTTTGCACAGAAAAAAGCATCAGAAAAAATGATGTGTGTTTACTCTGGTCTTAATTTCCACATTCTATGTGGGGCATTTTTGTGTGCTAACGTGTACTGTTGGTAATGTAGGAATGAGGAAATGCAAATATATTTGTATTATGTCATGTTCTAGTTTAAGACACAAATACAGGCTGACTTACAGTAATTACAGAGCTAATATTAGGGGGTGGGTTATGTAATTATTATGAATGCTTATTGTTACTGTGGGACTTTCAGGTTCCTGATGAACTCTTAGAGGAAGCCAAGTCTGCTGCCAGGACTGCACTAGAAGAAATGGATGCCGATTAAAGCTAAATGTCACATTTCTCCCTGAATTTCCGTTGTTAGAAACTGAGTGGGTTGGGTTTATATTTGGTGAACTCCATGTACAAGTAATGTCTGCAATTCTTTTCTGCCCTTGTTCTTGTATGGTTAACATGCGCTTGATTTGAGCAGGCTTTTTTAAATATCTGTAGGCACAATCAATGAAATTATTTTCGATACTACTGATATTTTTGCTTTAGAAATGCAGTGAACATATTTATTTCCCCTTTATTGTCATCTCTTTCCTTTTATATTGCAGCATAccatatttgttctttattgaaGTGAAAGTTAAACGTTACATATTACCCTCTGCTATCCCTAAACGTATATGAGAAAAATGCTGATATTGCTCGTGTAGACGTGTGTGTATGTAGCTCTTCCTCTACTGCTGTACAAATGGCCAAAATTAAGGTTTGGGACTACGACTCCAATGCccaaacccaaaaaaaaaaaaaaaaaaaaaaaaaactggttTGAGTAGTATTCTCAGCCCTGCTTCATGATAGAGGAATTGAGAAGTTCATTCATTCTCCTCAAACCAGTAACAATTGTATAGGAGCAGGGGAATTCCTCTATCATGAAGTAGGGCTGCGTTCGCAAGCCCGTAAACAATTGTATAGGAGCAGGGGAAACTAAATAATCCACGTGCATTATGCGGCAACAGGAGGAAACTAAATTTCACACCCTTTGGAGCAATATCTCCCCAGTCCGAGATTTTACTCCCCGAATAAGCTTCCTAAAGACTTCATCCATTTAAAAATATTTCACATAAAATATGTTTTCATAAAAAATCATATGTGAAAATCTGCTCTCTCTAaaaatcagtttttttttttatttgcgtCTGCGTTTGCAATTGCAACTtgtattatttttacttgttgaaACAAcatgtaaaaaaataataataatagtctTTAAAAAAACCTCCCTCTAAACTTTTAGATAGAGActtctccaatttttttttttctttttctaaagCATCGGACCTTTCTCCCTATCGGCTTGTGGCCTCCACTGCCCTTTGAAGGCAGGGAGGCCTTCTCCTCCAGCACCCAATAGTGTGGGTATATACCCTCTCCGTTCTGGGTTGGCTTGTATATATATTTTGGGTTTTTTTTGTAGGTTCAGAGCTTCATTGGTGAGAGTTTTCTTTGACAGACCTAAAACAACTTGTATCCTGAATGCATGTGTTTGTGGGTGATTGTAGTGGTTTTGGAAACCCTTTTTGTAAGGCTAGGAACTAATTTTGTTTGGTGGGTCTACTTGCAGGGTGCGACATGGGAGGTCAGTCCAGAAAGTGCGAATGGGACGCCGAAAAGCCCCATCGATGTTGTCCCTTGCTTGTTTTGGTGTAGTTTAGTAGCTTCCATAACTCTTAAAAGTTCAGTAACTTATTTTTGTGGTTTCGGTACCTAGGTTGTTTTTCTTTCCTCTGCTACAGACTTACTAGTACATGCAAGATTTCATTTTCTCTTCCTGTGCCTCTTCCTCGATGAGGGTGGTGTGCAGCAGCGTTGCATCTCTCTGCTACCAAGGGTCTTCTTAAGGGTTGGCCTTGTAGTGGTTTGGGTAGAATAGGTTGCTGAGTCTATTAAGCTTTATTGTTGAGCATTTTTACATCTGATCTTTTAGGCTGGCCTCTAAACTGATCTTACTTTATACTATTTATGAATTTGGCTTTATTAATGGAGCATCTCTGATCTTAaaattaaataagtaaataaataaaataaccaGATCCAACTCACGCCTCTATGACATGGATTAAACACCTTCTACAAGGGTGCTTATAAGTCTCTCAtcgcctttctttttttttttttttttttttttccctaccTGTTTTCTTTATCATCCTCGAGCATATTAGCTCACTCTTCAAAGCAGTGTCCTCTTCCTGCAGGTTCCAGTCCATGGCCTGTCATTGGCAGCATTCCCCATATTGAGAAAAAGCTACATATCAGTTTGCCAAAGTTTGTAGCCCAATAATTTCACTGGCACTCAAATCGTGGTTGTTGGGTCGTCTCCGATGGCAGCAACTCGGATTCTTAAAAATCGTGATATTTTGTTTTCTATCAGATTTATCTTTAATGCTATTCCTCGCAAGAGCCATGTTCTTGAACGTATATCGCTTGTTTGGAACCCTTAATGTAGCGACCAATGGAAGTCCTTGCGAGCCTTTGTGCAGGACTTCGCCTTTGTCTGCCAACGCAATTGAATCATAAGCCATTCTGGGAAGGAAGAAATTGGCACAATATAAATGCTTGAATTTTTGGCTACCAAACAAGGACAAATAGTATTTAACGGTGGAGAAGTATTTGCAACTGTTTTTAACACGATATCTAATCTTGTATCCTCTAGAGACTTAATTGGTATGCAAGATCAAGGAAAGGCTACTGGGTCGAAAAGCTTGGTCTGGAGGATGATTGAGCTTAGACTTATAGATCGTGGAAAACTAACAGTTCGTCGTTTGGTACTTTCTTTTTTATTCCGTCTGATTCATGTCCAAAACCAGAAGTATACATCTCTAACAATTCTGAGTCAAGTATCAAAACAATAATATTAGAGAAACTTTACAATGTTAAACTGTGAATCCTGCTGGCAAGGTGTTTGCTCGAGTAAGTGAAGTGGGCTTGATCCTTTTGTCTTCCTCTAGAGCCAAGATTCCCAGAAGAGAAGGATCTTCCAGCAGCATCTTAGCAACCAAATACCCAGCAACTGACCATGTCTGCTGCTTCCGAGACTGTTTCCCAATATAGCTACCGTCCTTTCCATCATAGTATTCTGGCCAGCAGTCCTTAGAAAGCCTACGTTCAGCTAATTCCTCCTTGCACTCTGCGGCCTTCCTGTTTTAATACAAGCACCCGCAAGCAACCACAGGAGAACTGCAAATATTGTGAATTACAAGTTATCGATTGCAGTGTATATTCAAAAGCACAAAAGTTAACGAGCTTTGgttcagtctccaaggttgtgaGATTTCGAGGTCGAACCGGAGTTGGAGCGATGAACCAAAAACACACGAAAGTTAATTTGGTTTATAGCTTAACGTTATACCTGGCCAAGAACCGCCATTATGATAGCTCCATCTTGTATTTTTGGGATCACAACCAGTCACTATCCTCCACTCATGAGATTCCATAGCTGGATATGCTACCTTTAGAGGCATCTCACCAACAAGATATTGCCATTTCTCTTCAACGAGATCCATCATAGCGATGGACTGACTCTTAGTTGCAAGTGAGAATAATATGGCAATACAATTACCCAAAGCAAACCATCTGAAATCCATTCTTGCTGGACTAACATTCCCAATGAAATATCCACCTCTCATAGGCATAAAATCAAATACCCAATCTGGAATTGATTCAGGGATAACATTGAACTTGTTTACTGCAGTATGAGAGTATTCCTCGGGCTTGTATCGGTAGATATTGTTCAGCTGCTGAAAGTCAAGCCAAAAGTAACTATGCATATGATATGTCAATGCTGACAATCTTTTTTCGATCATCATTATAAATTCCTTCCCATCACCTTCATCTCGAAGAAGTTGCAGAGCACACCTTAATGCCATGAAAAATAATGCTTGAATTTCGATAGGGTAACCATAGACTCCCTGCAGCATTAGAATGGTTATTTTTGCTTTTTTCTGATTAACTGGGCTCCAACTGGGGAACCTCACAGACACATTCAATATCATGCCACAAGCTCATTGGTAGCAGTAGAATGGTAATTGATGCTAGAACCAGGGCAAATAGGCTTCTTGCAAGGCCTGATGACGAATCTATACTATTGGGTTCCCCCAGTTCATCTAACAATTAACATTTTCCTTTAAAATCATTAGTTTTCTTTGCTACTAAACAATTTGTTTTCTGTAAACTGAAATTTTTAATCAAGTAATTAACTAAGCTCACCATTCTTCGATCAATCATGCAGCAACCATCAGTGCAAAGAAGTGTTGGGAAAGTATCAAATCCTTCTGCTAGACACAGAGACAATATCAGTTTCATTCCTTGTTGGCATTCACGAGTATGAGACAAAGAAAAATCCCCAGTAGCCTTAGTATAAGCACGTAGCAAGATTATCCACCAAAACCCTGAATCTATTGGCGCTACCCGTCCAATAGCAGCTTCTCCAAAATCCGCAACCAATGTATCACGGCTTCCGACAGGATTGTGTAGAACCTTGAAGCTTGCTGGCATGACTCCTTGTCCAAGGGTAAAACAATCTATACGTTTCACAGTTAACTGCCTGAAGATTTACAGTCTTCAACAGAAAGTTCTTAACAATGTCTGGCTCATTATTCATCAAGAATGTCAAGGCACTAGGAACAAAATCTCTAACAAATACCTGTGAAATGTAACAAGCATGTGCAATAAACTCCATAAGagttcccaaattaaatcaaAGAAATAGCATACTGGCAATTAAtgcaagaggaattgaagttcaCCTACATCTAATCCTCCCCAAAGCCTACAATGTTAGTGATGTAGACAAAAGGGATCATTTTTATAAGGGCCATGAACTATTTCTATATTGTTCATTAATTACATTATGAAGATTATTGACAAAGAAAATAACTATGATCTGAGTGAAATGGAATTTGGAGGAGAACCTGATCATGGTTTAATGCATCATTGGAAGAGTGATCAAGGGCAGCAATTGTGCCAACAGGCTGCCCTCTGAAGTAAACAATAGAGCGTCTCAAATGATTCCAAGCATCAGCAATAATGGCAGCTCGATCAATACAAGAATATCCAAGATGAAGAGAGCTACCGTGATCAGACCTTGCGTTGGGTGAATCATACAACTCTGCTAATTTCGTACAGTCAAGAGAATGAGTCCTTGCAGGTCCATGAGAGCTGTCTTCCTCATTTGATGCTTGGCCTTCATCAATGCTAGGACGCCTGGAACGATAGCAGACAATATCACTCAGGTTCCTTTCCATTTTTCTATGTTATTCTCTTCTTctcattcttgatttttcgtgTTCTTTAGAGGCAAAGAATAAATGGGTTTATGGAACAAATGGCAGCAAATGAGAGATTTGAGAGATGAGTATTGGTCTCCATGAGAATCGGACGTTTAGATCCccaaattttcaagtttttcaGGTAACAAAATTGTGATTCATCATAAAAGATCAATAGTGATGAAGGATATAATGCTTGCCAACGACTATGAAACTAAAAAGAGTCCAATGATTTCTTAGCAAAATACTTTGGAAGTTTAtaacctttttttttattattatggaGGTTAAGCAACGCAATGGCGGCTTGACTCGAACTTGAGACACAATCCAGTCTTCTGATGATTTATTCTCGATTGTTAGCAAATGTTATAGGGATAGAATGATGGCTGCGATTTATTTTGTTGGTGCCATCCTGAAATGTCAAAAAAAGCAAGGACTCTGATAAATGAGCTGGTGGACGAGAACAAGACCTTACCGAGCAACAACAGAGACCTAAGATATCAAGGAGGTGACTTGTTATAATTGCAGTGTTTGAACTTGAAACAGGGGTTCATTAACCTTCTGCTACCTCACTATGCCTGAGTCATCCCCTCTCTCTTTCCCTCTGCATTTGTGGGATTAAACTGTTAGATAGAGCCTCATGATCTATTCCATGTTCTATAGTTTTAAAACGTCTAGCAGATAGTCCAACTCCTTAATTTCACTGCTCAATATTGAATTAACTCAATGATGATGCTTTCTGTGGTCTGAATAAGTATTCTCTGTGCCAAATTTGTGTTCACTTGGCTATGGTTATATGCATTCTACTTGCCCCTTCATTTTCTGCATTTTTGTTGGTTTATTTTGCTTCAGAGGTTAAAGCTAACATATAGAAGAGAAATGAACTCTTTGTATCAATTCCTATAGGTTAAGTGAAATTCTCTTATATCTTGTAAAAGTTTTAATCTTTTCCCTTCTTCTCATTAACAGACTGGGTTtattttctcttctctctctaatTCTGTTGAGTAGTAATGCTTCTTACTGAGCTTTTGCTTTAAATGCCATGGTTGTATTCATATTTCATCGTCTTTAAAAATTCAAGTGCAAAGAATTTGGATACTTTA
Proteins encoded:
- the LOC131174782 gene encoding alkaline/neutral invertase CINV2-like, translating into MERNLSDIVCYRSRRPSIDEGQASNEEDSSHGPARTHSLDCTKLAELYDSPNARSDHGSSLHLGYSCIDRAAIIADAWNHLRRSIVYFRGQPVGTIAALDHSSNDALNHDQVLLQIPFHSDHSYFLCQ